GCATTTGGGATGCCGGAGCCCCTCACAGAGCAGCTTCGCTCCGGGCAGCCCAAGGTTGTTGTTGCTGAGGTCCATCCTCATCAAATTCTTATTGGCGATCAGAGCAGCTGTGAGGTCCTGGCAGGCAGAGCTGGAAACCCGGCAACTCTTCAGCCTgggatggaaaggagaaaagagcaagGTCATTCCCTCTGTAGTCCTCCTGTGCACTCTGTCCCttattccttctctccctccttcctttagGTCTATTATTCCCTTTTTCTAAAGCCAAAGACAGGAGATTAGTGGATGtcagggggtgggagtgggttGGAGAAGGAGATTGGAACTAAGGGGTAGGCTGCTACTTCTTGGTCTGATGATAATGTTCTGCAATTAGATCATGGTGAAGTTTTGCCCAATTTTGGGCAATATACCCAAAAAAAGACATATCAGTGAGTTGCctggtatgtgaattatagctcaataaaaaaataaaagcagcaagaataatataaaatgctTTTGGTGCTTTGCAGTCAAGGAAATACTTTCACAGAGGTTGCCCTTAAGAGAGGAATCCAAGACCCCTCACATCTGCTCTCTtccacctttttctttctccatcaccATGAGAAGAAGAAGGTACCATGTCCTGAGCAGGTCTCAAGGTGCTCACCAAGCCACATTTGTTGGTTGGCAGGGCCACCGTGCCTTAAAAgcgtaacataaaatttaccgtATTTAAGTGTATGGTTCAATGATGTTAAGGACATTCGCATTGTTCTGTGCCACCATCTCCATCGCctatctccagaactttttctttttaaagattttatttacttatttttagacagaggggaagggacggagaaagagagggagaaaaacatccatatgtggttgcctcttgcacgccaccCACTGGgcacgtggcccacaacccagacatgttccctgactgggaatcaaaccagcaaccctttggttcgcaggccggcacttaatccactgagccacaccagccagggctccagaactttttcattatcCCCATGCCTCCTTAACTCTCCATGCTTCATTTCTTCCAGCCCCTGacaatcaccattctactttcaATCCCTTTGGATTTGCCTCTTCTTTGACATTTCCATTGTATATTCTCGGCAAACTTGTTGAAGATCAGTTGGCTTTatatacatgggtttatttctgggttctctattctgttctattgtgtgtgtgtgtgtgtgtgtgtgtgtgtgtgttttaatgacagtaccatgctgtttgaattattgtagctttgtaatatagtttgcaATCAGGAGGTGTGATTAGAGATAGgaaactggaaaggaggagataaaaataagaaaagtaaaaaataattttggctgAACTCATATGGATCCTCATTTGTCATCGGCTAAACTGTGTCCCCCACAATATTCATAGGTTGAAGTCTCAACCCCTGTACCCCATACTACAACTGACTTTGAAGATAAGGGTCTTTAAATAGGTGattcagttaaaatgaggtcattaggatgaGACCTAGTCCATTATGACTGATGTCTTCATaagaagaagagattaggacacagacacatacagagagaaggccatgtgaggacacagggaaagaCAGCTACCTATAAGCCAAGGAAGGAGAGTCCTCAGGAGAAATCGaccctgtcaacaccttgatcttggacttccagcctcaagaattgtgagccctggctggtgtggctcaatggattgagtgctggcctgaaaaccaaggggttgccggttcaattccaggtcagggtacatgactgggttgcagccgggtctctggttgggggcacgtgacaggcaaccaatcgatatttctcttgtacattgatgtttctctccctctctttctccctcccttcccttctctctagggaaaaaaaaaagatgaagaattgtgagaaatacattgctgttgtttaagtcacccagacACCCAGactgtggcactttgttatggcagccagagCAAAGCAACACACCATCAAGTATTCtttccagaatttttatttattgattttttttttaagatagaaagagagagagaaatattgatttgctgtcccacttattcatgcattcattggttgattcttgtacatgccctgaccagggattgaacccacaaccctggcatagtgggatgatgctgtaaccaactgagctacccgaccaAGGCATCCTGTGTTCTTTCTGGCTAAGTCCCATGAAAGGGTGTGGTGGGACCATCTGATGCTCCCAAACCAGCCTAGACTCACCTCAGGTTCTGAAGCTTGCAGTTGGGGTGTCTGAGGCCTTGGCACAGCAGCTTCACGCCCCGACTCCCCAGGGCATTCTGGTACAAAGCCAGCTCTACCATATTCGGGTTGGTAGTCAGAGCAGTGGCCAGCTGTTCACTGTAGGCATCTGGCAAAACGTTCCTCTCAGGTCTGCGTGAAGGAACTACAGGTcaagtccagttttcccagtctCTTTACAATGATTATGTTAGGCACTTGATTATCACTTCGCAATTTATAAAGCATTCTGtcacattcattttaatttatcttggGGATGACCCTGTATttcttgcccaagttcacatagCTGGTAAGTAGTAGAGACCAGACTTAAATTCTTGACTAGGGATGGGGAGAtggatttcattttaaagataattttttatattgaggtaacattggttagtaACATTATATgaggttcaggtgtacaacattataatttgatatctgcATACTCTATTGCGTCACCACCAGAAGTCTAGTTtccatccatcaccatatatttgacccccttcgCTCATttcaccctcctccccagcccattGCCCTCCGGTGGCCACCATagtgttgtctgtatctatgagtttgtttttgttttgttgtcatttgttacctttttcttttatattccacatgagtgaaatcatatgtttttttgtccttttatatctatctgacttatttccttagcataatacccttaagacccatccatgttgtcacaaatggcactatatcatctttttttatggctgagaagtattccattatatagatATGCcacctcttcttttttaaaataattttttgtttattgattttgagagagacagacagacattgatttgttgttccacttaattatgcattcattagtggattcttgtatgtgccttgaccagggatcaaacctgcaattttggcatattgggatgatgctctaaccaactgagctacctgcccagggctacaccacctcttctttatccattcatttattgatggacaagTGCCtggataatatttcttttttaaaaaaagatttatttattcaattttagagagaagggaagggagagagagggagagaaacatcagttggctgcttCGTGTACACACCCCAGCtaggaccaaatctgcaacccaggcgtgtgccctggccgGCAATAGAACTAGTGACCTCTCACTTCACAGGACAATGCcctaccaactgagccccaccagtgaGGGCTAgagaatatttattgattgaataCATTCTCTTTGACCTGGGCTCCAACCTAGTACTAATGAATATTGTTGAAGAGGCGGAAACCAACCTGGACACTATTGACCTTTGGTGACCCagtctttgttgtggggctgtcttgtACAAAGGAGGATGTTTTTGCAACATCCCCACTCTCCACCTACTAGATGCAAGTAGCACCCTTCCCATTTCCCCAAATTATGACAACCAAGTATTTTTCCAAATACTGCCATGTATGTCCTTGGGCCtagccaagtagctcagttgtagcattgtcctgatacacccagggtgtgggttcgatcctcggtccacgcacatacaagaagcaaccaataaatgcataaataaatgcaacaacaaattgatgcttccctctcccttcctccttctctctttctctaaaaaaaaaaagtattttttaaaaaattttatttatttttagagagaagggaagggaaggagaaagagagggagagaaatatcaatgtgtggttgcttctggagcacctcccactggggacctggcctgcaacccaggcatgtgccttgaccagaaattgaactggtgagcctttggttcacagccagtgctcaatcccctgagctataacagccagggtggaaaaaaaagtattttggggggtgggggcaaaatCACCCCCAGCCGAGAACACGAACTTGGTTAGGAGCTTGAGCTGGGACAGCAAGCCCCAGTGAGTACTTACGATTGTGACTGTGCCACTAGCGTCTGGGGCCCTGAAGTCCTTCTCgcctcgtcctcctcctcctcctcatcggTGCTGTAGGCAGCCCCATGGAGGTAAAGCACCAGGGTGTTCCTGCAGTTCTTCGCGCAGAAGGACGAGACCATGTGCTCCATCTTGGTGGCCATGTTGCTGACCACCACCACTTGGAAGTGGCTCAGGGCTTGTTGGATGAATTCCTCCTCTTGGATCTCGTACAGACAGCTGAGGAACTCCAGGGAGCCCTGCTGCAGGGTAGAGTCCTCGCTCAGAGCTTTGCTTTGGATCCACTCCATCAGTTCCACCTTGATGCGAGGCGACACCTTCCAGCAAAGACTCTTCTCCAGGTAGCTCCTCGTCTCCTCATTCAGGAGTCCAAACAGGAAACGGACAGTGAGCGCCAAGAAGCTCCTTTCTGAAAACCCATACTCTGCCAGCAGCCTCGTCAGGTTCTGATCTGGGCTggacccactgtccccaccatcCAGGATGTAGTACATGGCTGCAAAGAACTCCTGGAAGCTCAGGTGGATGAAGCTGTAGAACTTCTCACAGTTGATGTCCTTCTGAAAGATATTCATGTTGAGGAAGGAGGAGACGTCTGCCCCATCCAGACCGTGCTTCCGCAGGTCCTCCTCCTCAAATAGGATCTTCTGGTTCCAGAGGCCGTCGGCAGCCAAAGAGCACAGCCCTCTCTGGTTGGGTGGGGCTTGGAGGGTTGGGGACCCTGGCTTGGGTTGCATCAGACTGAGGAGGTACAGCATGTACACGGCTGTGGTGGTCCTGGACGTCTGTCTTAAAAGCCCCCCgccctccagctgctgcttgaGGCACGTGCAGACGACCCAGCACACCAAGGGGACGAAGCACAGAGTGAAGAGGGGCTCATTGTCCCTCACGAAGTTGAAAGCTTGGCTGGCCTGCTCCGCGTTGTGAAAGTACTTGTAGAAATACTCCTTCCTTTCCGCCTCGGAGAAGCCCAGGATCTCCACGTGCCTGGGATGCTCCAGCCAGCGGTGGAGCTTCTCCAAAGCTGTGGGCCTGGTGGTGATCAGCAAAGACAACTCCGGCAGCAGCTTCTTCCGAATGAGGCTGCTCAGGAGAACCTCCGTGGGCCGTTTCTCCTCCCAGCAGAGGCACCAGGGGCCCTGAGGGTTGTGGAATGAGGGTTTGAGCTCATCAAAGCCATCGATGATGAAAAGGAGGCGCTCGGGAACGCGGAGCAGCTCCCTGAGGGGCGCGCTGGGCTCGGGCCAGCAACTGGACATAAGGTCTTGCACGCTCCGCTCGGGGCCACTCTGGTTCATCTCCCTGCAGTTGATGTAGAAGAGGTAATCAAACCTGTCTTGAAAGAGCCTCCCGTCGGCCCAGTCCAGCATCACCTTGTGGGCCAGCATGGACTTGCCCATCCCTGCGGCTCCCTGCAGGACCACGGTGCGCGGAGGCTCAGGGCGCTCATTGTCTGGCTCGAAGAGGGTCTCCATCTGGATGAAGCTGGCCTGGTGTGCTACAGTTCTTGCGTGTCCCCGCCCTGTGTCTAAAAGCTTCTGCTGGGTCCACATGGGATTGGAGTGTTCCTGCACCAGGAGGAGCCGGGTGTACCGGTGGCTGAGGTTGACACATTCTCCTAGACGTGCATTGCGGTCTTCCATCAGCCGGAACTTTCTGCGCACGTGGTCCCTGTAGGTTTGCCCGGGATCtaatggagaggaaagaagggtttGTGGAAGACTCATCAGCAACGGTTCAGGACTTCACAAGTTAAAGTACAGCAGGGTCTAAGTGCTTCCTTGCTCTGCAATATCTTTGAAacagctttctatttttttttccttttttaaaaaattgattttagaaagagaaaagagagaaacatcaatttgtggttccacttatttatgcattcattggttgattcttgcatgtgccctgaatgggggaGATCCAGCCAAAATCTTGGCATAATgtggatgctctaaccaactgagctacctggctggggtggcttaGTTTTCTCCCTGAATCCTGAGAACCTTGGTACTTCCCTTCCAGTGGGAAGTAAAGGCCTTAACATGGAAAGTGTTTATACAGGGTGTTTCATTCCCGCAACTCACGATGGTGGTCTGGATGCCAGCAGTGTGATCATCTCTGTTGAGGTGGATGgatcccacctcccccccacccccccccacccccccccacccccgccgccccgCACCCCACCATGAGCCTGGTAAGAATGTGTCAACCTCGGCCACCTAGTGTCCAAAGCCCCATGTGGCCCCACCAGGGAACTGATGGAAATGCGCAATCCTGAGCCCCACTCCccacttactgaatcagaaactgtatTTCCAACCAGATCGCAGTGTGATTcgtgtgttctttcaaatttagGAAAGCAGCGATCCCAAGTTTTCCTTGCCTCCTTGGCAACAAGGCGGATGACTATCTACAATGGAGAACTCATCCTTTCTAGAAATGCTTTGCTCACTTCTCTTTGGGAAAGCTTGCTTGGTATAGATGTCTGTGAGTAACCTAGGGCAGTGATTCTCAAGGGGATGATTGTGTACCCTCTAAGGGACATTTGGCCAGATCTGGAGATAATTTTGGTCATCACAACTGGGGGTTGCTACTGCCATCTAGTGGATGAGAATttgggatgctgctcaacatcctgtaaggcccagggcagccccacccccacaacaaagaatgatcCCGCCCAAAGTGTCAATATGGCCAACCCAGACCTGGACAAGAATATAATCCCTTTGTGTTGGGATGTCACCAGGGGTCCGTTATATCTGCCCAGGggaaggttaaagaaaaaaaaaaaaaagatctgaatTTGTCCCCTGCACTCTCTCAAACCCAATGCATCTACTGTTTTAATTGTGGTAAACTATACATAACATACAATTTACCATTTCAATAAGTTTTTAGGTGTTCAGTTCAGTGGCCTGGAGTGCATTCACAATGCTGTGCACCATCAGCACCGTACTTTTCTAGAACTCTTCCACGTTTTAACAGAAACTTGGTACCCATTAAAAGCTGACTAATTATTTTTCCCTTACCCCCCAAGCCCTTGGCAGCAGCcattctactttctttttaaaagaaatatttaatttatttatttttagaggggaagggagggagaaaaagagggagagaaacatcaatgtgtagtttcctctcacatgccctctaccagggacctggcctgcaaccaaggcatgtgccctagactgggaatccaaccagcaacactttggtttacaggccagcactcaatccattgagtcacaccagccagggccattctactttctgtctctatgaatttgataGCATTAGATACCTCATATATTGGAATTATccaatacttgtttttttgtgtttgaCTCATTTTACTTAGCGTAATGCATTTAAAGGTCGTCCATGCTGCAATAAGCATCagaatttcattccattttaaggctgagtaatattcccttgtatgtaaatatatacatcatattttgtttattcatctgttcaTAAAGTTATCTTATTAGCTCTCAATGTGTACTAGTAAACCATATTAAAACTCCTCAGTTTATAAAGTCCATCAAGTGTACTGTTCTTTCGACACTGTCTCACGTAGAAAACATTTCGAATGAAGCAAAGATAATTGTGAGAGCCATGTTTGGATTTTGTAAAAAAGTCTTACACTCTTTTTTTGTAGAGAAAGGGTTCTTATTTTGAGACATGGGGACATTAAAATAATAGAGAAGTTTAAAATAAGGATGAGAACAAGAATGAAGAACATGTGCTGCTCTGCCGGATAAATTTATAAACAGCCTTGaaagccctggtcagtgtggctccgTCGATTcacgtcatcctgcaaactgaaaggtcttggGATCGATTCCTCATCaggttgtgggttaggtccccactagggggtgtatgagaggcaaccacacattgatgtttctctctccctctctttctccctcccttcccctctcaagtaaaaaatatataataaatgtaaaaatgaataaataaaaataaatgccctTGAAAGAGTGTTCAGGATTGTATGTCCTTGTTGGTGGTGTTGCTGTCTACCCAACAGCCTGCACTCCTGTTTCTTCCTCGCTGACTCTCCTGAGTCTATTTGGGTAGTGAGTGTTGATCCCTTGATTGCAGTAAATGCTGTCCCTTCAGAAGCCCCAGGGGATGCAGGTTGGTTTTGTTAAACCAGCCAAGAGTAATCTCATTCCCCTTTGTCACTGGCTGGTCTGGAGTTGGTCATGTGTCCAGCCCTCATCAAGAGTTACGCAGGTAAAAAACACTAAGGAGAAGTTTATTGAAATAATTCTCTCCCTAGCTAAAATGACAATCTATTGAGGAAGAAAGCCTTTTGCCTCCCTTTGTTGTCCCTGCtaagtattcttttattttttatttttatattttatttatttacttttagtaaataaataaataaataatttttattaaaaaaataaagagggagagagaaagaaggacagaaacattgattagttgcctcctgcacacccccaaatgaggacctggcctgaaacccaggcatgtgccagggctgggtttcaggccaggcaTTCaattcctgactgggaattgaaccagcaacctttggttttgcaggccaatgctcaatccactaagccacaccagccagggcaagaattctTTTGTATGAGCTGGTTTGGCCATCATCTTGCAACCATGCGATGATAAGTCTCGGAACAAAAGGCTGACATAACGGAGGTTGGTagaattaaaacagaaagaagctGGGGCTTTGATGGTGTCACTAATCTGTTACGTGGATGAATTACAGCCACTTACTCTAAGACTTCTTGTTATGTGCAAACATGAAATAAatgcctgtttttgtttcttctattCTCAGTTGGATAGTAGGATACATGTTCCCCAATGTATTCTAACAGGTACGAGACTCATGGCTCACCTTTTCTTGGAATTTCAGGAAAGACTTCCAGAGAACATGCTGACTGGCTGTCCAGTGAGGACAGGCCACCAGGTGGAGTATCTGGAAGAGAAATTGGGGAGATCAGCTGGCACATATCTGGCTAGCTCTCATTAACATTAGCTACTATTACCTCAAATTGTCTACTTGATAACTCCCTGCCCACTGACCCCCTGAATGTTCAGCCATCACTTCACATTCACTGTTGTTGAAAACACTTGTTCTTCATAACCCACTTTCCTTCCTGGTACCCATCATGGTGACTAACACCTTCCTCATCCCATTGATCTTCTCATACAGGAAGTTTTAAGTCAGCCTGagttcctcccttcccttcagctCTTGGTCACAGtctcatccatcatccatccattcatctattcatccatccatccatccacctacccctcaaccactcatccatccattgaTCCATCTATCCATtgatccatccatccttccttccacctttccattcatccatccatccatccactgatccatcaatccattcattcatctatccatttgattatccatccatctatccatccactcatccatacATCAATCCATTGATCCATCCTTCCACCTTTTCCCAACAAGTATACCCATCCAGCCATTCACCCAACAAGCATACACATATCAAGCACCAGGTATTTTTCTAGGCATTGGATAGATAGCAAATCACAAGGTCTCTGCTCCATGGACCTTACATTTTCATGGCACAGAGTTCAGTGCATAGAAAATAAACACCAATATAACTTCAGATaattttatcacaatttaaaaaagtgattctTGAGTATTACAGctaaaaaaaaagacctcagaGATGTTCTACCTTGGTGTTTCCTGAAGCATGCCATGAGAACCACCTACTTCCACATGCAGACTCCTAGTACCCAGACCTGCTGCCTCAGAATCCCTGGTGTGGGTCTTTGACTCCACATTCACTAGGTGTCCAGATGCCTCAAAGGTACATTAAGACACATGAGAACCGCTGATCTAGTCCAATCCCCCTTgtcttacaggtgaggaaacagaagcccatTCAAAGCACATGATTCTCCAACATCCCACAGGTAGAACAGAGCAGAGCTGACATCTGATCCCCTTTGGACCACGGGCCCACCTCCTGGTGAATGAAAAGGACACAGTCTGGAGGAGGAGTCTTACTAAATAGTTTCCAGGTGTTAGTGCTGGGGAGAGATttgggaggaatggggagaagagagggactTTATACTTGTATATTGtttgaatttcttaaaataagtatGTAAAATGTCTATAAGTAAATACAGTTCTGTAGAatcagccctgaccaggtagctcagttggttagagtgctgtccGGGTGCACGAAGGTTatgtgttcaattcccagtcagagcatatacaagaatcaaccaatggatgcatggATGTGTGGAACAAcaaaactgatgtttctttctctctctcctttcttcactttctctaaaattaataaatttaaaaaatttaaaaatacagttcaacagccctggctggtgtagctcagtggattgagtgcaggcctgtgaaccaaagggtcacaggttcgattcccagtcagggcacatgcctgggttgcgggccaggtcctctgtGGAAGGTGTGCTAGAGgtaaccacacagtgatatttctctccttctctttctcccttcccctctaaaaataaataaatatatctgtttttttcataaagGAGCATAATAATATCTAACATAGtgtttaaacaatgaatgtgttgATATATCATTATGCACAATAGATACCTTATTATAGGAGGAAACCAATGTGTTATTACATTGTGATTATCTTATAGgacagaaaatataataaaagaaatacgAGAGCTAAGGAAGCACACTGGTGAAGTCCCTGAGCTGTCCAGAAGGAGAGAGGTGAGGCCAGAAGAATGCAGAGAAGGTAGTGCCTCCAAGGTGCTGATGGATAAATAAGAATTTTCCAgacaaagaagagagagggagggtagTCCAGGCAGAAGGTGGCATGAACAAAGGCCAAGCTAGGGGATAAGTCAGAGCCCAGTTCATGTGAGCTCAGCGATTATCAGGAAGGAGAAGGAATGGGTGGGTTGTAGCCTTGCggtcccatccccacctccttacCCCTCACCaggtcctctttccttcctctctcccacaggTCCTTCCTGTTGATCCGATCAAAGATGCTGAGAGCCAACAGCCAGGCCTCCCCTATCCCGCAATGGGTCACCAGCAGCTGGGCCATCTCCAGAGGACCAGCAGTCTCCATTCGCCCCCAGGGAATCCTGTTGTCCCCCGCTTCTGTCACCGTCCCCAGGTAAAACTTGAACTTCTTCAGCTCCACAGCCTCCAGTTCTTCCAAGTAGGCGGACAGGCGACAGAGGCCATCCCTGACCATGGTCTGGGGCATGGGGGCAGCGTGACCCCTGAAGGAGAGTGCAGCTGGAGTCTAGGATGTTTCTACACACAGGACAGGCAACTCCAAGAGGCCCACCCGCCCCTCGTGCCCAGCGCAGGAATGAGAGACAGGGAAGTCCTACTGTTGAAATACCACTTCCTTCGCGTGGAGTTCCTGCCTGCCCTACCCTGCTGGCCAACGGGTGTGGGTGTTTGGGTGTTCGTtgagaagaagaggaagtggggagggatgaGGAAATCGCTGGAGCCATTCCACGCATGAGAAAGACCTCCACTTGGGCTCGCTTGGCTGGCTCCCTCCCTCGGCTAGTCACTCTCTTACCTTTGTCCTGGCTGTTGTTTTACTTGCCTCACTAGTGTTTGTGGTCGATTGGATTGTCGTCAGGTGTCTTCCTCACCTTGTGGGAGGGGTAGACATCTTCCCATTGGCGTCAGTCTAGGGGACCACTAACTTGCATTGGCCAATGGAATGTAGCAAACATGACTGAAACGAGGGCCAATGTCAGCTAATTTCCCTTCTGGGTACTTTCTCTTACAGAGGAGGATGCGGACACCCAGAAAGATGCGTGGATTTTCCAACATCACACAGCTGAAAAAAGGGCAGAGCTGGCATCTGATCTGGTCCAGACCGTGAGGCTGGAATGAAAAAGACACAGTCTGGAGGAGGGTAACCCCCAGTAAGTGTTAGTGCTTGGAGAGATTGAAGTGGAAGG
The sequence above is drawn from the Desmodus rotundus isolate HL8 chromosome 12, HLdesRot8A.1, whole genome shotgun sequence genome and encodes:
- the NLRP12 gene encoding NACHT, LRR and PYD domains-containing protein 12 isoform X2, producing MPQTMVRDGLCRLSAYLEELEAVELKKFKFYLGTVTEAGDNRIPWGRMETAGPLEMAQLLVTHCGIGEAWLLALSIFDRINRKDLWERGRKEDLVRDTPPGGLSSLDSQSACSLEVFPEIPRKDPGQTYRDHVRRKFRLMEDRNARLGECVNLSHRYTRLLLVQEHSNPMWTQQKLLDTGRGHARTVAHQASFIQMETLFEPDNERPEPPRTVVLQGAAGMGKSMLAHKVMLDWADGRLFQDRFDYLFYINCREMNQSGPERSVQDLMSSCWPEPSAPLRELLRVPERLLFIIDGFDELKPSFHNPQGPWCLCWEEKRPTEVLLSSLIRKKLLPELSLLITTRPTALEKLHRWLEHPRHVEILGFSEAERKEYFYKYFHNAEQASQAFNFVRDNEPLFTLCFVPLVCWVVCTCLKQQLEGGGLLRQTSRTTTAVYMLYLLSLMQPKPGSPTLQAPPNQRGLCSLAADGLWNQKILFEEEDLRKHGLDGADVSSFLNMNIFQKDINCEKFYSFIHLSFQEFFAAMYYILDGGDSGSSPDQNLTRLLAEYGFSERSFLALTVRFLFGLLNEETRSYLEKSLCWKVSPRIKVELMEWIQSKALSEDSTLQQGSLEFLSCLYEIQEEEFIQQALSHFQVVVVSNMATKMEHMVSSFCAKNCRNTLVLYLHGAAYSTDEEEEEDEARRTSGPQTLVAQPERNVLPDAYSEQLATALTTNPNMVELALYQNALGSRGVKLLCQGLRHPNCKLQNLRLKSCRVSSSACQDLTAALIANKNLMRMDLSNNNLGLPGAKLLCEGLRHPKCRLQMIQLRKCQLEAGACREMASVLSSSRHLVELDLTGNALEDTGLRLLCEGLRHPVCRLRILWLKICHLTAAACGDLASTLSENQSLLELDLSLNDLGDPGVLLLCEGLRHPQCKLQTLRLGICRLSSAACEGLSAVLQENRHLRDLDLSFNDLGDQGMWLLCEGLRHPTCRLQKLWLDSCGLTAKACEDLSATLGVNQTLRELYLTNNALGNTGVRLLCKRLSHPGCKLRVLW
- the NLRP12 gene encoding NACHT, LRR and PYD domains-containing protein 12 isoform X3, with the translated sequence MPQTMVRDGLCRLSAYLEELEAVELKKFKFYLGTVTEAGDNRIPWGRMETAGPLEMAQLLVTHCGIGEAWLLALSIFDRINRKDLWERGRKEDLVRDTPPGGLSSLDSQSACSLEVFPEIPRKDPGQTYRDHVRRKFRLMEDRNARLGECVNLSHRYTRLLLVQEHSNPMWTQQKLLDTGRGHARTVAHQASFIQMETLFEPDNERPEPPRTVVLQGAAGMGKSMLAHKVMLDWADGRLFQDRFDYLFYINCREMNQSGPERSVQDLMSSCWPEPSAPLRELLRVPERLLFIIDGFDELKPSFHNPQGPWCLCWEEKRPTEVLLSSLIRKKLLPELSLLITTRPTALEKLHRWLEHPRHVEILGFSEAERKEYFYKYFHNAEQASQAFNFVRDNEPLFTLCFVPLVCWVVCTCLKQQLEGGGLLRQTSRTTTAVYMLYLLSLMQPKPGSPTLQAPPNQRGLCSLAADGLWNQKILFEEEDLRKHGLDGADVSSFLNMNIFQKDINCEKFYSFIHLSFQEFFAAMYYILDGGDSGSSPDQNLTRLLAEYGFSERSFLALTVRFLFGLLNEETRSYLEKSLCWKVSPRIKVELMEWIQSKALSEDSTLQQGSLEFLSCLYEIQEEEFIQQALSHFQVVVVSNMATKMEHMVSSFCAKNCRNTLVLYLHGAAYSTDEEEEEDEARRTSGPQTLVAHSPERNVLPDAYSEQLATALTTNPNMVELALYQNALGSRGVKLLCQGLRHPNCKLQNLRLKSCRVSSSACQDLTAALIANKNLMRMDLSNNNLGLPGAKLLCEGLRHPKCRLQMIQLRKCQLEAGACREMASVLSSSRHLVELDLTGNALEDTGLRLLCEGLRHPVCRLRILWLKICHLTAAACGDLASTLSENQSLLELDLSLNDLGDPGVLLLCEGLRHPQCKLQTLRLGICRLSSAACEGLSAVLQENRHLRDLDLSFNDLGDQGMWLLCEGLRHPTCRLQKLW
- the NLRP12 gene encoding NACHT, LRR and PYD domains-containing protein 12 isoform X1 — protein: MPQTMVRDGLCRLSAYLEELEAVELKKFKFYLGTVTEAGDNRIPWGRMETAGPLEMAQLLVTHCGIGEAWLLALSIFDRINRKDLWERGRKEDLVRDTPPGGLSSLDSQSACSLEVFPEIPRKDPGQTYRDHVRRKFRLMEDRNARLGECVNLSHRYTRLLLVQEHSNPMWTQQKLLDTGRGHARTVAHQASFIQMETLFEPDNERPEPPRTVVLQGAAGMGKSMLAHKVMLDWADGRLFQDRFDYLFYINCREMNQSGPERSVQDLMSSCWPEPSAPLRELLRVPERLLFIIDGFDELKPSFHNPQGPWCLCWEEKRPTEVLLSSLIRKKLLPELSLLITTRPTALEKLHRWLEHPRHVEILGFSEAERKEYFYKYFHNAEQASQAFNFVRDNEPLFTLCFVPLVCWVVCTCLKQQLEGGGLLRQTSRTTTAVYMLYLLSLMQPKPGSPTLQAPPNQRGLCSLAADGLWNQKILFEEEDLRKHGLDGADVSSFLNMNIFQKDINCEKFYSFIHLSFQEFFAAMYYILDGGDSGSSPDQNLTRLLAEYGFSERSFLALTVRFLFGLLNEETRSYLEKSLCWKVSPRIKVELMEWIQSKALSEDSTLQQGSLEFLSCLYEIQEEEFIQQALSHFQVVVVSNMATKMEHMVSSFCAKNCRNTLVLYLHGAAYSTDEEEEEDEARRTSGPQTLVAQSQSPERNVLPDAYSEQLATALTTNPNMVELALYQNALGSRGVKLLCQGLRHPNCKLQNLRLKSCRVSSSACQDLTAALIANKNLMRMDLSNNNLGLPGAKLLCEGLRHPKCRLQMIQLRKCQLEAGACREMASVLSSSRHLVELDLTGNALEDTGLRLLCEGLRHPVCRLRILWLKICHLTAAACGDLASTLSENQSLLELDLSLNDLGDPGVLLLCEGLRHPQCKLQTLRLGICRLSSAACEGLSAVLQENRHLRDLDLSFNDLGDQGMWLLCEGLRHPTCRLQKLWLDSCGLTAKACEDLSATLGVNQTLRELYLTNNALGNTGVRLLCKRLSHPGCKLRVLWLFGMDLNKMTHRQLAVLRGTKPYLDIGC